One segment of Bacteroides sp. DNA contains the following:
- a CDS encoding M48 family metalloprotease, producing MKYRQFAFSVLALTALMFLPTCSVNPVTGKKQFMMMSVNQEVAMGAEYDPQVIATFGLYEDPDLQVFLDSKVREMGLISHRPNLEYHIKILDSPVVNAFAVPGGYIYLTRGIMTHFNNEAELIGVIGHEMGHITARHSVSNQSKQTLAQLLLIGGMIASEKFRQYGEYAMQGMQLLFLSFSRDNEREADRLGVEYASRIGYDGSKFADFYKLLIRMNPPPEQGGVPTFLSTHPDPGDRYNDVNRDALLWKDSLDFATWQVNDNHYLQMIEGMVYGEDPRQGYTENNVFYHPELKFKFNYPAGWLFENSPMQVRMAPQDGNALMIFMLVQGSNLQAAAQNDLQQLEVNVLESQNVTVNGMPAIAVLSEQSSQDQSTGQVQNLRIRSNYINDNGTFYVFHGVSLAETFDSVLPRFNSTMGSFARLTDPARINVKPTRIYIKRVQQSGTLSDALRYHGVTTQKMEEHSFLNNMELTERVQAGKMIKVLGQ from the coding sequence ATGAAATACCGACAGTTTGCCTTTTCCGTATTGGCCTTAACTGCACTCATGTTCCTTCCTACCTGTTCCGTTAACCCTGTGACAGGCAAAAAGCAGTTCATGATGATGTCTGTTAACCAGGAGGTTGCCATGGGAGCCGAATACGACCCCCAGGTCATTGCCACTTTTGGCTTATATGAGGATCCGGATCTGCAGGTCTTTCTCGACAGTAAGGTCAGGGAAATGGGACTGATCTCCCACCGGCCAAACCTCGAATATCACATCAAGATCCTCGATTCACCTGTCGTTAACGCCTTTGCTGTACCCGGGGGATACATTTACCTTACCCGAGGTATCATGACCCATTTTAACAATGAAGCAGAACTCATCGGCGTTATTGGCCACGAAATGGGCCATATCACCGCCCGCCATTCGGTCAGCAACCAAAGCAAGCAAACTCTCGCTCAATTATTGCTGATCGGTGGAATGATCGCCTCTGAAAAATTCAGGCAATATGGCGAGTATGCCATGCAAGGCATGCAACTTTTGTTTCTTAGCTTCAGCAGGGATAATGAGCGTGAAGCCGACCGTTTGGGCGTGGAATACGCTTCCAGGATTGGCTATGACGGGTCAAAATTTGCTGATTTCTACAAACTGCTTATCAGGATGAATCCTCCACCTGAACAGGGCGGGGTGCCCACTTTCCTATCGACTCACCCCGATCCCGGCGACCGTTATAACGATGTGAACCGCGATGCGCTGCTCTGGAAGGACAGCCTGGACTTTGCCACCTGGCAGGTAAATGATAACCACTACCTTCAAATGATCGAAGGCATGGTCTATGGCGAGGATCCCCGCCAGGGCTATACTGAGAACAATGTCTTCTATCATCCCGAGCTGAAATTCAAATTCAATTACCCTGCGGGCTGGCTTTTCGAAAACTCTCCCATGCAGGTTCGCATGGCGCCACAGGATGGCAATGCCCTGATGATATTCATGCTGGTTCAGGGGAGCAACCTTCAGGCAGCCGCCCAGAACGACCTTCAGCAACTGGAGGTCAATGTGCTTGAAAGCCAGAATGTCACCGTTAACGGGATGCCTGCCATTGCCGTGTTGTCAGAACAGTCGAGCCAGGATCAAAGCACAGGACAGGTTCAAAACCTGCGCATCCGTTCGAATTATATCAATGACAATGGAACGTTTTATGTCTTCCACGGGGTGAGTTTAGCGGAAACTTTTGATAGTGTTTTGCCGCGCTTCAATAGCACGATGGGGAGCTTTGCCAGGTTAACCGATCCTGCCAGGATCAATGTCAAACCCACCAGGATTTACATTAAGCGGGTGCAGCAATCCGGAACCCTCAGTGATGCTCTCCGCTACCACGGGGTCACCACCCAGAAAATGGAAGAGCATTCATTCCTCAATAATATGGAGCTGACAGAAAGGGTGCAGGCAGGCAAAATGATTAAGGTCCTTGGGCAATAA
- a CDS encoding CsbD family protein translates to MDKFEIKGNWNELKGKLKQKYASLTDDDLTYSEGKGEEMLGKIQKKLGKTRDELIKEIESM, encoded by the coding sequence ATGGACAAATTTGAAATTAAAGGAAACTGGAATGAACTGAAAGGGAAACTGAAACAGAAATATGCCAGTCTGACCGACGACGATCTTACCTATAGCGAAGGCAAAGGAGAGGAAATGCTGGGGAAAATCCAGAAGAAATTAGGTAAGACCCGTGACGAACTAATAAAGGAAATTGAATCCATGTAA
- a CDS encoding M20/M25/M40 family metallo-hydrolase, translated as MTKNVFPAFSWLMSGLITILFLISCQSNQNSGNEPFSNSYQQLVETLSSPEFEGRAPTTRGGRKTVAFIEEEFKRIGLLPANGDSYRQPVPLVEVTGENISPLVLSKAGEELSFSYPEEMIVGSSVLQDRIDLQESELVFAGYGIVAPEYGWNDYKNIDVTGKTVIVLVNDPGYELKDSTLFTGFAMTYYGRWGYKYAEAARQGAAAVLIVHETDPASYGWEVVRNSWSGPQYQVGGDGNGPEVLVKGWIQKSTAEQLFEKAGYTLQDLKTMALEAGFQPFSLEMTASVSFDQYYSQAECYNVAGYVKGSEYPDETILFMAHWDHLGKVEGPEGTAIYHGAVDNATGVASIIALAEKFAAMDPPPQRSVVFLAVTAEESGLIGSAYYAENPLFPLEKTVGGINIDAVNVYGPTHDLNVVGYNASQMQDYLEQYATEQNRVLKPESHPERGAFYRSDHFPLMRKGVPMLYAGSGRDYVDKDEAFAEWAEQDLRSRYHRPTDVITEHWVWEGIDENLWLYFKIGQELSTSRDWPRWREGSEFQPIREATEEMRSER; from the coding sequence ATGACAAAAAATGTTTTTCCGGCCTTTTCGTGGTTGATGTCAGGTCTTATCACGATTCTTTTTTTGATATCCTGTCAGTCGAATCAAAACTCTGGAAACGAACCTTTCAGTAATTCTTATCAGCAACTGGTAGAAACCCTGTCATCTCCTGAATTTGAAGGGCGCGCCCCTACCACGCGGGGCGGAAGAAAAACAGTAGCCTTCATCGAAGAGGAGTTCAAGCGGATCGGTCTCCTTCCCGCCAATGGTGACAGCTACCGCCAGCCTGTGCCCCTGGTGGAGGTGACCGGAGAAAATATTTCGCCCTTGGTGCTCAGTAAGGCAGGAGAGGAGTTATCCTTCTCTTATCCCGAAGAAATGATCGTGGGCTCTTCCGTGCTGCAGGACCGTATCGACCTTCAGGAAAGTGAGTTGGTTTTCGCCGGATATGGCATCGTGGCTCCTGAATATGGGTGGAACGACTATAAGAATATCGACGTAACAGGCAAAACTGTTATTGTCCTGGTCAACGATCCGGGTTATGAGCTCAAGGATTCCACCCTGTTCACCGGATTTGCCATGACCTACTACGGCCGCTGGGGTTATAAATATGCCGAAGCTGCCCGCCAGGGCGCCGCTGCCGTGCTCATCGTCCATGAGACCGATCCCGCTAGTTATGGCTGGGAAGTGGTGCGCAACTCCTGGTCGGGCCCCCAGTACCAGGTGGGTGGCGATGGCAACGGCCCCGAGGTCCTTGTCAAGGGCTGGATCCAGAAAAGCACGGCCGAACAACTGTTCGAAAAGGCTGGGTATACCCTCCAGGACTTGAAAACCATGGCTCTTGAGGCTGGGTTCCAGCCTTTCTCCCTGGAGATGACCGCCAGCGTAAGCTTCGACCAATACTATTCTCAGGCTGAATGCTATAATGTGGCCGGCTATGTGAAAGGCTCCGAATATCCCGACGAGACCATCCTCTTCATGGCCCATTGGGACCACCTCGGAAAGGTGGAAGGGCCAGAAGGCACCGCCATTTATCACGGGGCAGTGGACAATGCTACCGGCGTGGCTTCCATTATTGCCCTGGCCGAAAAGTTTGCCGCCATGGATCCCCCGCCCCAGCGCTCGGTGGTGTTCCTTGCCGTGACAGCCGAAGAGTCGGGCCTGATCGGTTCGGCCTACTATGCCGAAAACCCCCTCTTTCCGCTTGAGAAGACCGTCGGCGGCATAAATATCGACGCGGTGAATGTTTACGGCCCTACTCACGACCTGAACGTTGTAGGTTACAATGCCTCGCAGATGCAGGATTATCTTGAGCAATATGCCACTGAGCAAAATCGTGTCCTTAAGCCTGAAAGCCACCCAGAGCGGGGTGCCTTTTACCGCTCCGATCATTTTCCCCTGATGCGCAAGGGCGTACCTATGCTCTATGCTGGCAGCGGGCGCGACTATGTAGACAAGGATGAAGCCTTCGCCGAATGGGCTGAGCAAGATCTCAGAAGTCGCTACCACCGTCCCACCGATGTGATTACCGAGCACTGGGTCTGGGAAGGAATAGACGAAAACCTCTGGCTTTATTTTAAAATAGGGCAGGAATTGTCCACCAGCCGCGACTGGCCCCGATGGCGCGAGGGAAGCGAGTTCCAACCCATCAGGGAAGCAACTGAAGAAATGAGAAGTGAGCGGTGA
- a CDS encoding methylenetetrahydrofolate reductase → MTIPEHISQSTHPRISYELLPPVKGSSIDTIFSTLDKLMPFDPPFINITYHREEVSYVKQPDGSLKPGVVRKRPGTVGIAAAIQAKYKVDVVPHMICGGFSRQETEDALIDLDFLGIHNLLVVRGDGDKITGRFTPNPLGHRHASELLEQIIAMNQGIYHEQYVESPTRTSFSVGVAGYPEKHPESPNPDEDLFYLKQKVDKGADYIVTQIFYDNQVFFNFVKRCREAGIQVPIIPGLKPISIKDHLQMLPRTFSLTIPPDLVKAVGACSDNKQVKEAGIEWATAQIRELIANGFPFIHIYTMGQVDHIIKISEKVL, encoded by the coding sequence ATGACCATACCCGAACATATTTCCCAAAGCACGCACCCCCGCATCAGCTATGAGTTGCTCCCCCCAGTGAAAGGCAGCAGTATAGACACCATTTTCTCGACCCTCGACAAATTAATGCCTTTTGACCCGCCCTTTATAAACATCACCTATCATCGTGAAGAGGTTTCGTATGTAAAGCAGCCCGATGGCAGCCTGAAACCCGGGGTGGTGCGTAAGCGTCCCGGCACGGTTGGCATTGCTGCGGCCATCCAGGCTAAGTACAAGGTGGATGTGGTTCCTCATATGATCTGTGGAGGCTTCTCACGCCAGGAAACAGAAGACGCACTTATTGATCTTGACTTTTTGGGCATACACAACCTGCTGGTGGTACGCGGCGACGGCGACAAGATAACGGGACGGTTTACACCCAACCCCCTGGGTCACCGGCATGCTTCAGAGCTTCTTGAACAGATCATTGCCATGAACCAGGGAATTTACCACGAACAATACGTTGAAAGCCCCACCCGGACCAGTTTTTCGGTAGGTGTTGCCGGTTACCCGGAAAAACATCCCGAATCGCCTAACCCTGATGAGGACCTGTTTTACTTGAAGCAGAAAGTGGACAAAGGAGCCGACTATATTGTCACGCAAATATTTTATGATAATCAGGTTTTCTTTAACTTCGTGAAGCGCTGCAGGGAAGCCGGCATCCAAGTCCCCATTATTCCGGGTTTGAAGCCCATTTCGATAAAGGACCACCTCCAAATGCTGCCAAGGACTTTCAGCCTGACCATCCCGCCTGACCTGGTGAAAGCCGTTGGAGCCTGTTCCGACAACAAGCAAGTGAAGGAAGCAGGAATCGAATGGGCCACTGCCCAGATCAGGGAACTGATAGCCAATGGTTTTCCCTTCATCCACATATATACAATGGGCCAGGTTGACCACATTATTAAGATATCAGAGAAAGTGCTGTAA